In Chaetodon auriga isolate fChaAug3 chromosome 7, fChaAug3.hap1, whole genome shotgun sequence, a genomic segment contains:
- the polr2i gene encoding DNA-directed RNA polymerase II subunit RPB9: protein MDLDTGTYEPGFVGIRFCQECNNMLYPKEDKENRILLYACRNCDYQQEADNSCIYVNKITHEVDELTQIIADVSQDPTLPRTEDHPCPKCGHKEAVFFQSHSMKAEDAMRLYYVCTAPHCGHRWTE, encoded by the exons ATGGATTTAGACACTGGAACATACGAACCAGGATTTGTTGGGATCAGGTTTTGTCAAGAATG TAACAACATGTTATACCCGAAAGAAGACAAGGAGAACCGTATCCTGCTTTATGCG TGCAGGAACTGTGACTACCAACAAGAGGCAGACAACAGCTGCATTTATGTCAACAAGATCACCCACGAGGTTGA TGAGTTGACACAAATCATCGCTGATGTATCTCAGGATCCAACACTACCAAGGACGGAGGACCACCCCTGCCCCAA GTGTGGTCACAAGGAGGCAGTGTTCTTCCAGTCTCACAGTATGAAGGCTGAG GATGCTATGAGACTGTACTACGTCTGCACGGCCCCTCACTGTGGACACAGGTGGACAGAGTAA